gtattatattatatatataatatatatatatatatgatatatatatatatgtatatatatatatatatattatatgtatataattatatgtatatatatatatatatataattatatatattatatatatatgtatatatatatattgtatatatatatatatgatatattacatatttaatattatatatataatatattattatatatagatatatattatatatatatatatttaatatatatatatatatataatatatataatatataatatatatatatatataatataatatagatatataataataattatatatataagtatatatactatatatatatatatatatatatatatatatatatattatatatatatatatataatattattattatattatatatatatatatatattatatatataatattattatatatatatatatatataatatatatatatatatatatattatatatatatatatatatattatatatatattatattatatattatatatattatatattattatatatatttatattatatatatatatatatatatatatatatatatatatatataatgtgtgtgtgtgtgtgtgtgtgtgtgtgtgtgtgtgtgtgtgtgtgtgtgtgtgtgtgtgtgtgtgtgtgtgtgtgtatatatgtacatatatttatatttgtgtatatgtacatatatttatatttatgtgtatatgtacatatatgtatatgtgtgtatatctgtatgcatatgtacatctacatgtatatttgtgtatatatgtatgtatgtatatacataaatatgtatgtataaatatgtatatgtgtgtgtacgtatatataatatcatatatttatgtgtatttgtatgattATGAATACTTGAATTTGCATTTGttaattgtatatgcatatgtaatatgcaCATTTGTAAATtcatgtatttgcatgtgtgtatttgataataataacaagtgtctatatatttttctccttctccttcccccccctctctctcttcctcccattccctttacccctcccctccccttccttccccttccatctcccccatctctttacatctctcctccccctcctccctttgcccctctcctctctctgcccctcctttccccacctctcctctctgccccttctttccccacctctcctctctgcccctcctttccccaccccctctcctccccccttccccctcccctcctcttcccctctttctcccccctcccctctcttcccactcctcctttcctctcccttcctccccctctcacttcccatcccattccatccctctcccctgtcccttccatccctctctcccttccctgccatctctctctcccttccctgccatccctctcacccttcccctcccctctctctaacactcattcactcatactCACTTATACTCACACCAAGTTTCAAACTCTCACACTCAAAtgctctcacactctcactcacactcagcACATTACCTTTAAGCATGGTGGTTGACTTGGGTCAAAGGTCATAGGTCATTGTGCTTTGGCATCATGCTTTCCATGGCCTTAAACTGAAAGAACCAagtttgtatgttgtatttttaaaatttactttgtttttgttcattcttAACTGATtgatgaaaaaaagttttgatatgTAATGATTTAAGAGCTACCACCTTTTTTATAAATCATGAAGGCTGATGTATGTAGGATTAATTTACCAGATTCATTGGAGATTACAACAGTTTCCCAATaagataaatttgtttttatgtctAATGAAGACCGAAAATATAACCATTTCCCAATAAGgtacatttatttttctgtttgatgATTGATATTGGATTTGGATTTATGTGGATTCAGTGGTTTAATTAAAAATTACTGTAAATCACTTATTTTCCTGGCATTGCAAAAGGGTTATaatttactgttattttcttGCCTACAGGCTGCCATCTTGCAACAGACCGCTGAATACATTTATCAGCTAGAGCAAGAGAAGACCCGTCTACTTTCTCAAAATTGTCAGTTGAAGCGTCTTCTCAACCAACAGCAGCACCATGCAGATGCTGAAGGTTTGTAAAGTTTCCTGTTAATAatactgtttatctgtttatcccaTGAAGAATCATTTTAGAACCaagctttttattatttgttttagtttgactgaaaatttaacatatttttataatttcaggTAGTCCCACTGGAGGGGAGAGTCCATGTGATGATGGAGGCAGCAGTGGTGGGGAGCCTGTGGTTGTCAGCACGCCTGTAGACAATGGAGCTGCCACAGAAGAATTGCGACGTGAGATGATAGATCTGCGAGTTCAGCTGGATAGGGAGCGGCGCCATCGCATGGGCCTAGAAGAACAAATTCGTTCTCTGGAGGCACAGACTTATCCCGAGCGCATAAAGGAGATCCCTCATGTAGTACGTATTTAAGaggaaggtagaaggaggaaTCTACCATGGATTTCTATTTAAGGAGTAATAATGTTTTATAGACACTCCTCAGTTTGGAAGTGTTTTAGCCCCTAAGGGTAGAAGATTATGTAACTAATGGGGCATTATAGAGGAAACATTGGTGGTCTTTCAGTAATCTCAGTTGTGCAGTATAAGACTGCTGTTATAAACTTGAATAGCTGCATCTGCAAGGAGCATATTGTGTGCAAAGTTCTGGTGACCAAATATTTATCTGACTGGAGGTCTGTGAAATATTTCAGGATAGTTATCTGATTATTTTAAGACCATTGTCATACTTTCCATGCTAACCTGGACAATTTAGGATTTtttcagattaaaaaatataGGCCACATCTTTCATACACTGAGGAATGTTTGTAGATCCTGTTTATTTGAATTGTCTGTTTTTACATGTCCATTTATCCTGTACCAACTGCTGACAGATATATCTCTTTTTACACAGAAGCAAGAGGTTCATGAGTCCAAATCAGAACAGAGTACTGTAACTGCACCAGCACAAGCACCTGGAAATGTAATAGGGACAGTTGTAGGACAAGTAGCTGGCCAGGTGACAAGTGTTGTGGAAGTTAGCACAACTCCTCGTCCTGTTGCAACAGTGAAAGCAGAATCCCAGAATACAGCAACACAGCAACCCCAGCAATCACAGCCACAACAACCAATACAGCAGGTTCATCACCACCctcattcacatcatcatcacattcatgcAGTGGTAAGTTCTTGGTTATTATGCTCTGActctttttttaaggtttaaaaatgatgaaatatgcaTCATTGGTGATtttttgtggaaatatatatggttgatagaaaaaatagaagaacatatatatgtatatatgcaatatataataatatatatatatatatattatatatatatatgttttatatatatattatataagtatatatatatatgtatatatatgtatatatgtatatatatgtatatatgtatatatatgtatatatgtatatatatgtatatatatatgtatatatatatatgtatatatatgtatatatatatgtatatatatgtatatgtatatatatgtatgtacatgtatatatatgtatgtacatgtatatatatgtatgtacatgtatatatatgtatgtacatgtatatatatgtatgtacatgtatatatatgtatgtacatgtatatatatgtatgtatatgtatatatatgcacacacacacacacacacacacacacacacacacacacacacacacacacacacacacacacacacacacacacacacacacacacacacacacacacacacacacacacacacacacacacacacacacacacatgcacacacatgcacacacatgcacacacatgcacaacacacacacacacaacacacatatatatatatatatatatatatatatatatatatatatatatatatatatatatatatatattatatatatatggaagaaaaacccacaatacaaaaactagatttatctaGTTTTatatgtgggttttcttccatgtatcagcacggaagagtgttttgctattcatatatatatatatatatatattatatatatatataatatatatatatatatatatatatatatacatatatatacacacacatacatacacacatacatacacacatacatacacacatacatacacacattcatacacacattcatacacacattcatacacacatacacacacacacacacacacacacacacacacacacacacacacacacacacacacacacacacacacacacacacacacagatatatatatatatatatatatatatatatatatatatatatatatatatatatatatatatataatgtttttatatatgtgtgtatgtatatatgtgtatgtatatatgtgtatgtatatatgtacaaatgtatatatgtacaaatgtatatatgtatgtatatatatatataatatatatatatatatatatatatatatatatatatatatatatatatatatatatatatatagtgtacatacgtgtgtatatattatagatatatatagttataaataatttttttctcttcccaatAAAAAGTGAGTAATTTACAATTTGCATACACAGCAGCCGCAGGGACCTGCCACTACTGCTACCACCATACCACCAGCTGCAGCTaataccaccacaaccaccaccagtCATCCTCCCCAGCGCCAGCCAACTACAGCTGCCCTCAACCGTCAAACAGTCTCTCACAGTCCACAGAATCAATTGCCAACAACAGTTGTGTCTGCTTCTCCAGCCACAACAATTGTTACAGTTGTACCAACatctaaggtgtgtgtgtgtgtgtgtggaatcatATTCATTACAGTATTCTTCATAACTTTGTGTACTTCCTTTTCTTGTGTTATTGTAGAATAAATTCAACTATACCCCAGATATCTTTGTAACTAATTCCTATTTAGATTTCATTATATACTTAAAGATAATCTGCAAGGACTGATGTATTGTCAATGTTTGTATGCCTAATTTATAGACCAATGTATTTTTCTTCCAGGGAGGAGTAGAGTCTCTTCCATGCTCTGTTTTTGAGGCTCTAACGGCATCAGGTCGATTTGGTGCTAAAGTAGAAGTTGAGCCAGCACCCCGTGTACCCTCTCCTGAAGCTACCATAGAGTATGTTGAAGATAACAAAAATCATACGTAAGTATCAGTTAAATATTTATTTAGTAGATATGcgttaaacaaattatatattacttgtaTGATGGTATTTAAGAAATTTGAGATCATAAATTTTGTGACAGTTTCACTAATAAACGTTTGTAAATAttcattaaataatttatatggcGTCATTCAATATGTATTGTAAAGTAACAATTTTAGTgatcattttattaataaaatttgtttCCTTTCAGTGTCTATATTGTAAATTCAACAAATGCAGCTTGCCAGAAGTCCCTAGATACTATTTGTGAAGCCATTCGGCATTTGGAAGGAGACCACATGTTCCAGACGGAAGAACAGCACCCACGTATTGAAGAGGAGATTATTACTGAAGAAACTCTAACCATTGAGGATCACACTGGTGATCAGGTTACCTTTGGAGGTACTCAGGTGCCTGTAACGATTGGTGGACAGGTAACGCTTGGTGAGCAGGTGACGCTGGGAAGTGGGCAGGTAACTTTGGCTGGAGAAGATGAGCCCATCACCCTCCACATGGTTGGAGAACCCCAGGAAGTCCCACTTGAACTCACCACAACACATCGTCCCTCTCAACATGGATCAAGCATCTCTAATGTTAGCCGATTACCTCAGCAATCTACCATCAGCTTAACCACTAACAGTCGTGTGGGACAACACACTTCTGGTAACAGTTCCAGTCATTCAAGTAATTCTAGATTGCCACAGCAGTCTCCCAGTCACACTACAACATTTGAAGCAGTACCAGTTTGTAgcatttctactactacttcttcacTTACCTCTCACTCTTCAAGTTTACTGCAAGCCTCAAGACCTGGTGTTATTGTAGTGaaacatccataaaaaaaaaagtttgacccAGACTAATGGGTCATCTGTGTTAATATGCTAAGTTTAAATACAATAAGTTGCCACTGACCATGACTTATGGAATACTTGGTCTTTTCTTGCATAAGGTTGTGGACTCCATGCTTGTGCTTGACTAGTAGTGGGTATCCTAGACTTGCTAAATACTAAAAGATTTAATTGATAAACAGTGGAAAGTGATATTAATTTTTGGTATGGCAAGGAATGGTCAGGTGTGGAAACTCAAACTGTAAAGTGTGTACATATGATATTTTGGTGTATAAAGTGTAGAATAAGTGACGGGAGATCTGACAAGTCACAGAAGATGCACCATAAGTGACTAGCAGAATCTCACGTGCCATCTTCTGCTTGGTTATTCTTTTGCCTGAATGATTATGCTTGAATGAATCTAGTTGCCACATTTTGAATGTAGTC
The Penaeus monodon isolate SGIC_2016 chromosome 18, NSTDA_Pmon_1, whole genome shotgun sequence genome window above contains:
- the LOC119584275 gene encoding helix-loop-helix protein 11-like — translated: MTMFPRVGEKRRIDDIAIEDEEAIGSLCRLGGRPVSPKSAMEQEKRIRREIANSNERRRMQSINAGFASLKTLLPHHEGEKLSKAAILQQTAEYIYQLEQEKTRLLSQNCQLKRLLNQQQHHADAEGSPTGGESPCDDGGSSGGEPVVVSTPVDNGAATEELRREMIDLRVQLDRERRHRMGLEEQIRSLEAQTYPERIKEIPHVKQEVHESKSEQSTVTAPAQAPGNVIGTVVGQVAGQVTSVVEVSTTPRPVATVKAESQNTATQQPQQSQPQQPIQQVHHHPHSHHHHIHAVQPQGPATTATTIPPAAANTTTTTTSHPPQRQPTTAALNRQTVSHSPQNQLPTTVVSASPATTIVTVVPTSKGGVESLPCSVFEALTASGRFGAKVEVEPAPRVPSPEATIEYVEDNKNHTVYIVNSTNAACQKSLDTICEAIRHLEGDHMFQTEEQHPRIEEEIITEETLTIEDHTGDQVTFGGTQVPVTIGGQVTLGEQVTLGSGQVTLAGEDEPITLHMVGEPQEVPLELTTTHRPSQHGSSISNVSRLPQQSTISLTTNSRVGQHTSGNSSSHSSNSRLPQQSPSHTTTFEAVPVCSISTTTSSLTSHSSSLLQASRPGVIVVKHP